A portion of the Oryzias melastigma strain HK-1 linkage group LG1, ASM292280v2, whole genome shotgun sequence genome contains these proteins:
- the LOC112157431 gene encoding ectonucleoside triphosphate diphosphohydrolase 7, with protein sequence MARITLSCLPASWYCSVSLLSIGCAPRQRLLLLLLLLTSALLLLASHQRQLWGSQPRPRVNKYLSLAESMEATNVLNPALNYGVVVDCGSSGSRVFVYYWPPHNGNPHTLLDIRQMRDRDYKPVVKKIKPGISTLASRPTQASVYLQPLLSFAAAHVPQSKHKETPLYILCTAGMRLLPDSQQAAILDDLVTDVPLEFDFLFSRSHAEVISGKQEGVYAWIGINFVLGRFDHADEEDATVEVSTGSQSQPPISRRRTVGIMDMGGASLQIAYEVPNAITFSSPQEEEAAKSVLAEFNLGCDVERTQHVYRVYVTTFLGFGGNMARQRYEDHVVNSTFAKNRFLAAQTGLSEDKPYLDPCLPLGMSDTVVRDNRTLFLRGQGDWSRCQEAVRPFLGLHNGTMSPQGVYQAPINFSNSEFYGFSEFFYCMEDVLRIGGQYDSGRYSQAAKDYCATRWSTLKQRLDDQLFSQQADISRLRYQCFKSAWMFEVLHSGFRFPPDYRSLKTAQLVYDKEVQWTLGAILFKTRFLPLRDLQQETLRQNHPGWLRPSFVYNHHLFSLCVLVVVLAILLYILRLRRIHQRELRQAEVLDLLWAEEGEALLP encoded by the exons ATGGCACG GATCACGCTGTCCTGCCTGCCGGCGTCCTGGTACTGCAGCGTGTCGCTGCTGTCCATCGGCTGCGCTCCCAGGCAGaggctgctcctgctgctgctcctcctcaccTCCGCCCTGCTCCTCCTGGCCAGCCATCAGAGGCAGCTGTGGGGCTCCCAGCCGCGGCCCAGAGTCAACAA GTACCTGTCCCTGGCGGAGTCCATGGAGGCCACCAACGTGCTGAACCCCGCCCTGAACTACGGCGTGGTGGTGGACTGCGGCAGCAGCGGCTCGCGGGTCTTTGTCTACTACTGGCCCCCCCACAACGGGAACCCCCACACGCTGCTGGACATCCGGCAGATGAGGGACCGCGACTACAAGCCCGTGGTGAAGAAGATCAAACCCG GAATCTCCACGCTGGCCTCCCGGCCGACGCAGGCGAGCGTCTACCTGCAGCCGCTGCTCAGCTTCGCGGCGGCGCACGTCCCGCAGAGCAAACACAAAGAGACGCCGCTCTACATCCTCTGCACGGCCGGCATGCGGCTGCTGCCCGACAG TCAgcaggccgccatcttggacgACCTGGTCACCGACGTTCCTCTGGAGTTTGACTTCCTGTTCTCGCGCTCGCACGCCGAGGTCATCTCTGGGAAACAGGAAG gcgtGTACGCGTGGATCGGCATCAACTTCGTCCTGGGCCGCTTTGATCACGCCGACGAAG AGGACGCCACGGTAGAGGTGAGCACCGGCTCTCAGAGCCAGCCCCCGATCAGCCGGCGCCGCACCGTGGGCATCATGGATATGGGCGGAGCCTCGCTGCAGATCGCCTACGAAGTGCCCAACGCCATCACCTTCAGCTCGCCGCAGGAG GAGGAAGCGGCGAAGAGCGTCCTGGCGGAGTTCAACCTGGGCTGCGACGTGGAGCGCACGCAGCACGTGTACCGGGTCTACGTCACCACCTTCCTGGGCTTCGGAGGGAACATGGCGCGGCAGCGCTACGAAGACCACGTCGTCAACAGCACCTTCGCCAAGAACAG GTTCCTGGCGGCACAGACGGGTCTGAGCGAGGACAAACCGTACCTGGACCCCTGCCTGCCGCTCGGCATGTCGGACACCGTCGTCCGGGACAACCGGACCCTGTTCCTGCGAGGTCAGGGGGACTGGAGCCGGTGTCAGGAGGCCGTGAGGCCTTTCCTGGGCCTCCACAACGGGACCATGTCTCCACAGGGAGTCTACCAG GCTCCCATCAACTTCAGCAACAGCGAGTTCTACGGTTTCTCGGAGTTCTTCTACTGCATGGAGGACGTGCTGCGGATCGGAGGCCAGTACGACAGCGGCAGATACTCACAGGCCGCTAAG GATTACTGCGCCACCCGGTGGTCCACGCTGAAGCAGCGGCTGGACGACCAGCTCTTCTCCCAGCAGGCCGACATCAGCAGACTCAG GTATCAGTGCTTCAAGTCGGCCTGGATGTTCGAGGTTCTGCACTCCGGTTTCCGCTTCCCGCCCGACTACCGGAGCCTGAAGACGGCCCAGCTGGTCTACGACAAGGAGGTCCAGTGGACTCTGGGCGCCATCCTGTTCAAAACCCGCTTCCTGCCTCTCAG GGACCTGCAGCAGGAGACGCTGCGGCAGAACCACCCCGGCTGGCTCCGCCCCTCCTTCGTCTACAACCACCACCTGTTCTCGCTCTGCGTGCTGGTGGTGGTGCTCGCCATCCTGCTGTACATCCTGCGCCTGCGGAGGATCCATCAGCGGGAGCTGCGGCAGGCCGAGGTCCTGGACCTCCTCTGGGCCGAGGAGGGAGAGGCTCTGCTCCCCTGA
- the LOC112157429 gene encoding CREB3 regulatory factor isoform X1 → MPQVTPLQVSQLWGVIDAFLFQPGTSGMEPAFGEAFGGPPAPQEGRSEYDQTVLLMLGSPASPRKRPFELLSDLVDDGGFGEDQHPERWDVSALDEMTRYTKLGLGAVGGLLACSEEGVLMGCWGRSPEEQEEDRRKKSRHTAPPVQSAAEWKEERHTAAPGGPSAAGGGQDGGMLRERTVEVYQVVQEEEKATTGLVLELCSEEHNYSLSQGGQLVGGPEEAQREEEEDQEVRGGEESPTTVELEEDGEDEEGAEETTADFSSSSESECEVEAEPAAPPGPRPSKRRCFWEYRRARESASKKKVGGDVRWSLSWSASTLPSTLYRREGKKGRRKARKTDASDLTPNPQKLHNIGEQLQKLNAAIDGMGPVNELPAVARARSRKEKNKLASRACRLKKKAQHEANKIKLWGLNQEYENLLASLLRIKEVIRRRVESSEEDDPDERGMTQRLEDILKESSGPLVAGRTKDFVQRILAASGQSQLGGPRQGGEEAVG, encoded by the exons ATGCCTCAGGTAACGCCTCTGCAGGTCTCTCAGCTGTGGGGGGTGATTGATGCGTTCCTCTTCCAGCCGGGCACCAGCGGGATGGAGCCTGCGTTCGGCGAGGCCTTCGGGGGGCCGCCGGCGCCGCAGGAGGGCAGGAGCGAGTACGACCAG ACGGTGCTCCTCATGCTGGGCTCCCCCGCCTCGCCCAGGAAACGGCCCTTCGAGCTGCTGAGCGACCTGGTGGACGACGGGGGCTTCGGGGAGGACCAGCACCCGGAGCGCTGGGACGTTTCCGCGCTGGACGAAATGACGCGCTACACCAAGCTGGGCCTGGGGgcggtgggggggctgctggCCTGCTCCGAGGAGGGGGTCCTCATGGGGTGCTGGGGGAGGAGTccggaggagcaggaggaggacaggaggaagaagagcagaCACACGGCGCCTCCAGTCCAGTCAGCCGCTGAGTGGAAGGAGGAGCGGCACACAGCCGCCCCGGGGGGGCCGAGCGCCGCTGGGGGAGGACAGGATGGCGGGATGTTAAGGGAGCGCACGGTGGAGGTGTATCAGGtggtgcaggaggaggagaaggcaACGACGGGGTTGGTGCTGGAGCTCTGCAGCGAGGAGCACAACTACTCCCTCAGTCAGGGGGGGCAGCTGGTGGGGGGGCCGGAGGAGGCGCagagggaagaggaggaggaccaGGAGGTGCGGGGCGGCGAGGAAAGCCCGACGACTGTAGAGCTGGAGGAGGACGGAGAGGACGAGGAGGGAGCCGAGGAGACCACAGCCGACTTCTCCAGCTCCTCAGAGTCGGAATGTG AGGTGGAAGCTGAGCCGGCCGCTCCGCCAGGCCCACGCCCATCCAAGCGCCGCTGCTTCTGGGAGTACCGACGCGCCCGGGAGTCGGCCTCAAAGAAGAAGGTGGGCGGCGACGTCCGCTGGTCTCTGTCCTGGAGCGCCAGCACTCTGCCCAGTACTCTGTACCGCCGGGAAG GGAAAAAAGGGCGACGCAAAGCCCGCAAAACCGACGCCAGCGACCTGACGCCCAACCCCCAGAAGCTTCACAACATCGGCGAGCAGCTGCAGAAGCTCAACGCCGCCATCGACGGCATGGGCCCGGTCAACGAGCTGCCCGCCGTGGCCCGGGCCCGCTCCCGCAAGGAGAAGAACAAGCTGGCCTCCAG GGCCTGCCGGCTGAAGAAGAAGGCCCAGCATGAAGCTAACAAGATCAAGCTGTGGGGGCTGAACCAGGAGTACG AGAACCTGCTAGCATCTCTGCTGCGCATCAAGGAGGTGATCCGGAGGCGGGTGGAGAGCAGCGAGGAGGACGACCCGGATGAGCGCGGGATGACCCAGCGCCTGGAGGACATCCTGAAGGAGTCCAGCG GTCCGTTAGTCGCCGGGCGGACCAAAGACTTCGTGCAGAGAATCCTGGCGGCCAGCGGTCAGAGCCAGCTGGGGGGTCCACGGCAGGGGGGGGAGGAGGCAGTGGGGTAG
- the LOC112157429 gene encoding CREB3 regulatory factor isoform X2, producing MPQPGTSGMEPAFGEAFGGPPAPQEGRSEYDQTVLLMLGSPASPRKRPFELLSDLVDDGGFGEDQHPERWDVSALDEMTRYTKLGLGAVGGLLACSEEGVLMGCWGRSPEEQEEDRRKKSRHTAPPVQSAAEWKEERHTAAPGGPSAAGGGQDGGMLRERTVEVYQVVQEEEKATTGLVLELCSEEHNYSLSQGGQLVGGPEEAQREEEEDQEVRGGEESPTTVELEEDGEDEEGAEETTADFSSSSESECEVEAEPAAPPGPRPSKRRCFWEYRRARESASKKKVGGDVRWSLSWSASTLPSTLYRREGKKGRRKARKTDASDLTPNPQKLHNIGEQLQKLNAAIDGMGPVNELPAVARARSRKEKNKLASRACRLKKKAQHEANKIKLWGLNQEYENLLASLLRIKEVIRRRVESSEEDDPDERGMTQRLEDILKESSGPLVAGRTKDFVQRILAASGQSQLGGPRQGGEEAVG from the exons ATGCCTCAG CCGGGCACCAGCGGGATGGAGCCTGCGTTCGGCGAGGCCTTCGGGGGGCCGCCGGCGCCGCAGGAGGGCAGGAGCGAGTACGACCAG ACGGTGCTCCTCATGCTGGGCTCCCCCGCCTCGCCCAGGAAACGGCCCTTCGAGCTGCTGAGCGACCTGGTGGACGACGGGGGCTTCGGGGAGGACCAGCACCCGGAGCGCTGGGACGTTTCCGCGCTGGACGAAATGACGCGCTACACCAAGCTGGGCCTGGGGgcggtgggggggctgctggCCTGCTCCGAGGAGGGGGTCCTCATGGGGTGCTGGGGGAGGAGTccggaggagcaggaggaggacaggaggaagaagagcagaCACACGGCGCCTCCAGTCCAGTCAGCCGCTGAGTGGAAGGAGGAGCGGCACACAGCCGCCCCGGGGGGGCCGAGCGCCGCTGGGGGAGGACAGGATGGCGGGATGTTAAGGGAGCGCACGGTGGAGGTGTATCAGGtggtgcaggaggaggagaaggcaACGACGGGGTTGGTGCTGGAGCTCTGCAGCGAGGAGCACAACTACTCCCTCAGTCAGGGGGGGCAGCTGGTGGGGGGGCCGGAGGAGGCGCagagggaagaggaggaggaccaGGAGGTGCGGGGCGGCGAGGAAAGCCCGACGACTGTAGAGCTGGAGGAGGACGGAGAGGACGAGGAGGGAGCCGAGGAGACCACAGCCGACTTCTCCAGCTCCTCAGAGTCGGAATGTG AGGTGGAAGCTGAGCCGGCCGCTCCGCCAGGCCCACGCCCATCCAAGCGCCGCTGCTTCTGGGAGTACCGACGCGCCCGGGAGTCGGCCTCAAAGAAGAAGGTGGGCGGCGACGTCCGCTGGTCTCTGTCCTGGAGCGCCAGCACTCTGCCCAGTACTCTGTACCGCCGGGAAG GGAAAAAAGGGCGACGCAAAGCCCGCAAAACCGACGCCAGCGACCTGACGCCCAACCCCCAGAAGCTTCACAACATCGGCGAGCAGCTGCAGAAGCTCAACGCCGCCATCGACGGCATGGGCCCGGTCAACGAGCTGCCCGCCGTGGCCCGGGCCCGCTCCCGCAAGGAGAAGAACAAGCTGGCCTCCAG GGCCTGCCGGCTGAAGAAGAAGGCCCAGCATGAAGCTAACAAGATCAAGCTGTGGGGGCTGAACCAGGAGTACG AGAACCTGCTAGCATCTCTGCTGCGCATCAAGGAGGTGATCCGGAGGCGGGTGGAGAGCAGCGAGGAGGACGACCCGGATGAGCGCGGGATGACCCAGCGCCTGGAGGACATCCTGAAGGAGTCCAGCG GTCCGTTAGTCGCCGGGCGGACCAAAGACTTCGTGCAGAGAATCCTGGCGGCCAGCGGTCAGAGCCAGCTGGGGGGTCCACGGCAGGGGGGGGAGGAGGCAGTGGGGTAG